One genomic window of Tenacibaculum tangerinum includes the following:
- a CDS encoding UbiA prenyltransferase family protein — translation MKFFRTVLDFYINSSIHVALAVFSLLKITVLYFGLEHDELLSFFVFFATITGYNFVKYVGVAKPHHRSLAKNLRIIQLFSFICFVFMCYYAYLLPLRTLLFFVPFGLLTFLYAVPFLSGFQKNLRSVGYLKIIVVALVWAGITVLLPIYASETSITINMYLCTIQRFILVAVLILPFDIRDVQYDAISLQTIPKKIGIENTKKLGVVLLGICLVLEFMISPNAHFRTAFLIVFTMVLLLLMRSKVNQPKYYSSFWVESIPVIWLLLLLLNMSSK, via the coding sequence ATGAAGTTTTTTAGAACAGTACTCGATTTTTATATAAATTCTAGTATTCACGTAGCTTTGGCAGTGTTTTCATTGCTAAAAATCACAGTATTGTATTTTGGTTTAGAGCACGATGAATTGTTGAGCTTTTTCGTTTTTTTTGCAACCATTACGGGGTATAATTTTGTAAAGTATGTAGGGGTGGCTAAGCCACACCATAGAAGTTTAGCAAAAAACTTAAGAATTATTCAACTATTTTCGTTCATTTGTTTTGTATTCATGTGTTATTATGCCTATTTATTGCCGCTAAGAACGCTGTTGTTTTTTGTTCCTTTTGGGTTGTTAACTTTTTTATATGCAGTGCCTTTTTTAAGTGGGTTTCAAAAAAATTTACGCAGTGTAGGCTATTTAAAAATAATAGTGGTGGCTTTAGTATGGGCAGGAATAACTGTGCTGTTACCCATATATGCTAGTGAAACTTCTATTACAATAAATATGTATTTGTGTACAATACAACGATTTATATTGGTTGCAGTGTTAATTCTTCCTTTTGATATTCGTGATGTACAATACGATGCCATTTCGTTGCAAACCATCCCTAAAAAAATAGGCATAGAAAATACCAAAAAGTTAGGGGTTGTTTTATTAGGAATCTGTTTGGTGTTGGAATTTATGATAAGTCCCAATGCTCATTTCCGTACGGCTTTTTTAATTGTATTTACGATGGTATTATTGCTGCTAATGAGATCTAAAGTCAATCAACCTAAGTATTACAGTTCTTTTTGGGTAGAATCTATCCCTGTAATTTGGCTATTGTTGTTACTACTAAACATGAGTTCGAAATAA
- the rlmH gene encoding 23S rRNA (pseudouridine(1915)-N(3))-methyltransferase RlmH, with amino-acid sequence MKIKLLAIGKTDHKQLQQLIDEYQNRLKHYVKFDLEIIPDIKNAKNLSEAQQKEKEGELILAKLQPTDQLILLDDKGKQYTSVEFSNYLQKKMNSGIKQLVLVIGGPYGFSEAVYQKAQGKLSLSKMTFSHQMIRLFIVEQIYRGFTILRNEPYHHE; translated from the coding sequence ATGAAAATAAAACTACTCGCCATAGGTAAAACCGACCATAAACAGTTACAGCAACTCATTGACGAATATCAAAACCGACTCAAACACTATGTAAAATTTGATTTGGAAATTATTCCTGATATTAAAAATGCTAAAAACCTCAGCGAGGCGCAGCAAAAAGAAAAAGAAGGCGAACTGATTTTGGCTAAACTACAACCTACCGACCAGCTTATTTTGTTAGACGATAAAGGAAAACAATATACTTCGGTCGAGTTTTCGAACTACCTTCAAAAGAAAATGAATTCAGGTATCAAACAACTGGTCTTGGTAATTGGGGGTCCGTATGGTTTTTCTGAGGCTGTGTATCAAAAAGCGCAAGGGAAATTATCGCTTTCAAAAATGACCTTCTCGCATCAAATGATTCGTTTGTTTATCGTAGAACAAATTTATCGTGGGTTTACCATTCTTCGCAACGAACCGTACCACCATGAATAA
- a CDS encoding AAA family ATPase yields the protein MNIPTQHLSVRVPWHDSGWNGKVCCHPRDNGSCMFLPRINESKDVDQEEELAEQWMHELKPSQLPPCVGEKVHFMSPHAIYKKVNHPYSKNDGNSQFYGHYRETTYCYPGYSFSVIPYNWMLKDKDTNESDKAAALQLPFEPEKEPALNFKNSWVQQIDNQRLLLDTFIQPIRPAHSLVFIYAKNVPFIDTTARVLIGVGHISEIGKLTEYAYDDQLPKSFRSTLWERPVFHTIRDDFKNGFLLPYQEFFKLAEKDDSINIHDYIALAPSFEQFSYGTEWVSNDSAIESLLILLEKLRKFEQLLPDKNYEAQFKWIDKELSRLWKMRGPFPGLGAVLSGMKIAEGNLIAWELDSLVRDEVDGPVVRNPWDYIEKLFNGDLSFLPANVKLSISDTQKQTWNHYSKEEKDFLQFLSRMHIINDQVNLVIDAKAKDQKAYLQNPYLLYEHTRLQLTGFQVSTIDKAIFGDPAGIEKFPLPELCDLNTPLDQRRVRAFAVKALEETAVVGNTLLTDTQLITKLDEQPVEPLCNPSIRNLMAIADFMKKEVTQHVLDEEEEIYYFKLKRFDAIKSKIRNFVQKRLRRKIDPPIVQDWRGLIDQKFGDINPNKPNWYQERDKRARQEKANALEVLANSRVSVLIGPAGTGKTTLLNILCEQDFIKNSTVLRLAPTGKARVKMGADAKTLAQFLIQAKRYNPETGQYFMNPNAEARQYDTVIVDESSMLTEEQLAALLDSLSGVSRFILIGDYRQLPPIGAGRPFVDIKIYMEQQGKGIAELRELFRQNSDESEAESEPDRLDVRLSRWFSDDPFKKSEIDVFEEIGDQQDHDWGNIQFIEWHNVRHLEEILIDVTNREIEGLLSRTEGKILRSEQANFDASLGGNYIEEYKWTGFDINSAKEVENWQILSPTNTAGYGTKVINQKIQKTFRAKTKEKAIFPGSWTKNGKTYYKARKMPKPVADDGIVFGDKVINLKNKRWNQPWSYVFNPNNIDDENIIRYFANGEIGLHIGAYGKWDAEKKKYQRPIYIAFSSQQGFAYSFQEGDFSEDGDIQMDLAYSITVHKSQGSGFKVVLFILPNPCPVLSRELFYTALTRQEDRILILHQGDFKDYRKFTSGEYSETGRRLTDLMAEPQLKLINKKYYDTKYIQVSEKGEFMISKSEVIIADKLHNKGIQYVYEAPILDEKGVTIHPDFTIEDPDSGIIYYWEHLGLLQKDDYRSKWKRKQEWYERNGIVNYKENPDADKQLILTRDKPDGGIDSSEIKDIIEELFL from the coding sequence ATGAACATACCTACGCAACATTTATCAGTAAGAGTTCCCTGGCATGATTCAGGCTGGAACGGCAAAGTATGTTGTCACCCAAGAGATAATGGCTCTTGCATGTTTCTCCCCCGCATTAATGAAAGTAAGGATGTTGATCAAGAGGAAGAATTGGCAGAGCAATGGATGCATGAATTAAAACCTTCGCAACTACCACCTTGCGTAGGTGAAAAGGTACATTTTATGTCGCCACATGCCATCTACAAAAAAGTAAACCATCCATACAGTAAAAACGATGGCAACAGCCAGTTCTACGGGCATTATCGGGAAACCACCTATTGCTACCCGGGATACAGTTTTTCAGTTATTCCATACAACTGGATGCTGAAAGACAAAGACACCAATGAATCGGATAAAGCAGCTGCCTTACAACTCCCTTTTGAACCGGAAAAAGAGCCGGCCTTAAATTTTAAAAACAGTTGGGTTCAGCAAATTGACAACCAACGCTTATTGCTCGACACCTTTATTCAACCCATTCGACCTGCGCATTCTCTTGTGTTCATTTATGCCAAGAATGTCCCGTTCATTGATACCACTGCTAGAGTGCTAATCGGTGTGGGGCACATTTCTGAGATTGGCAAACTCACAGAGTATGCCTATGATGATCAATTGCCAAAAAGTTTTAGAAGCACTTTGTGGGAACGCCCTGTCTTTCATACCATTCGTGACGATTTCAAAAATGGTTTTTTACTTCCCTATCAGGAATTCTTCAAGTTGGCCGAAAAGGACGACAGCATTAATATTCACGATTATATCGCACTTGCACCCAGTTTTGAGCAGTTTTCCTATGGAACTGAATGGGTCAGCAATGATAGTGCTATTGAGTCACTGCTTATTCTACTTGAAAAACTCCGAAAATTTGAGCAACTACTACCTGATAAAAACTATGAAGCTCAATTCAAATGGATAGATAAGGAGCTTTCAAGATTATGGAAGATGCGTGGACCATTCCCTGGATTGGGCGCGGTGCTTTCGGGAATGAAAATTGCCGAAGGCAATTTGATAGCATGGGAGCTGGATAGTCTGGTTCGGGATGAGGTTGATGGTCCTGTGGTTCGAAACCCGTGGGATTACATAGAAAAGTTATTCAATGGAGATCTATCTTTTTTGCCAGCCAATGTTAAGCTCAGCATAAGCGATACTCAAAAACAAACATGGAACCATTACTCAAAAGAAGAAAAAGACTTTTTGCAGTTTCTGAGCCGCATGCACATAATCAATGATCAGGTGAATCTGGTCATTGATGCAAAAGCCAAAGATCAAAAGGCATACTTGCAGAATCCCTACCTGCTGTATGAGCATACGCGCTTACAGCTTACGGGTTTTCAGGTAAGCACCATTGACAAAGCCATTTTTGGCGATCCAGCAGGCATAGAAAAATTTCCATTACCTGAGCTTTGCGACCTGAACACACCCTTAGATCAGCGCAGGGTTCGAGCCTTTGCAGTAAAAGCGCTAGAAGAAACAGCAGTGGTTGGGAATACACTACTTACGGACACCCAACTAATCACCAAACTTGATGAGCAGCCGGTTGAGCCACTTTGTAATCCATCTATTCGGAACTTGATGGCTATTGCAGATTTTATGAAGAAAGAAGTAACACAACATGTGCTGGATGAAGAAGAAGAAATCTATTACTTCAAACTCAAACGCTTTGATGCGATAAAAAGCAAGATTCGCAATTTCGTGCAGAAGCGTCTTCGTAGAAAGATTGATCCCCCAATCGTCCAGGATTGGAGAGGTTTGATTGATCAGAAATTCGGAGACATAAATCCCAACAAGCCGAATTGGTATCAAGAACGAGATAAAAGGGCAAGACAAGAAAAAGCCAATGCATTGGAAGTGCTGGCAAATAGTCGAGTGTCTGTGCTTATAGGTCCGGCAGGTACAGGAAAAACCACTTTGCTCAATATCCTTTGCGAACAGGATTTTATAAAAAATAGCACGGTGCTTCGCCTTGCCCCAACTGGTAAAGCGAGAGTAAAAATGGGTGCTGATGCAAAAACACTTGCACAGTTTCTCATTCAGGCAAAGCGATATAATCCTGAGACAGGGCAATATTTCATGAACCCAAATGCCGAAGCGCGGCAATACGACACGGTAATCGTAGATGAATCTTCTATGCTTACCGAGGAACAATTAGCGGCCCTACTAGACAGTCTTTCAGGCGTAAGTCGTTTTATTCTGATTGGAGATTACCGGCAGCTGCCGCCCATAGGTGCTGGTCGTCCGTTTGTCGATATTAAGATTTACATGGAGCAACAAGGCAAGGGTATAGCCGAATTGAGAGAGTTGTTCCGCCAAAATTCAGATGAGAGCGAAGCAGAATCAGAGCCCGATAGACTTGATGTTCGTTTGAGCAGATGGTTCAGTGACGATCCCTTCAAGAAAAGTGAAATTGATGTTTTTGAAGAAATTGGAGATCAACAAGACCATGATTGGGGGAATATCCAATTCATTGAATGGCATAACGTGCGCCATTTAGAAGAAATCCTGATTGATGTGACCAATCGGGAAATTGAAGGCTTATTAAGTCGTACAGAAGGAAAAATACTGCGTAGTGAACAGGCTAATTTTGATGCTTCTTTAGGTGGAAATTATATTGAAGAATATAAATGGACTGGTTTTGATATTAACTCGGCTAAAGAAGTTGAAAACTGGCAGATATTATCCCCGACCAACACTGCTGGGTATGGTACAAAAGTGATTAATCAAAAAATTCAGAAAACATTTCGAGCAAAGACGAAAGAGAAGGCAATTTTTCCAGGATCATGGACAAAAAATGGTAAGACATACTATAAAGCTAGAAAAATGCCAAAACCTGTTGCTGATGATGGTATTGTGTTTGGTGATAAGGTGATTAATCTAAAAAACAAGAGATGGAATCAGCCTTGGAGTTATGTTTTTAACCCTAATAATATTGATGACGAAAACATCATAAGGTACTTTGCCAATGGAGAAATAGGCTTGCATATTGGGGCTTATGGCAAGTGGGATGCTGAAAAGAAAAAATACCAAAGACCGATTTACATAGCATTTTCTTCCCAACAAGGTTTTGCTTATTCATTTCAGGAAGGTGATTTTTCAGAAGATGGTGATATCCAAATGGATCTTGCCTATTCAATCACCGTTCACAAATCTCAAGGAAGTGGTTTCAAGGTGGTATTGTTTATCCTTCCTAATCCTTGTCCAGTGCTATCAAGGGAATTATTCTACACGGCACTCACTAGGCAAGAGGATAGAATCTTGATTCTACATCAAGGTGATTTCAAGGATTACCGAAAGTTCACTTCCGGTGAATATTCAGAGACTGGCCGAAGACTAACCGATTTGATGGCTGAGCCCCAGTTGAAGTTGATAAATAAAAAGTATTACGATACCAAATACATACAGGTTTCTGAGAAAGGGGAGTTCATGATTTCTAAGTCTGAAGTCATTATTGCCGATAAGTTGCACAATAAAGGAATCCAATATGTTTATGAAGCACCTATTTTAGACGAGAAAGGCGTGACTATTCATCCCGACTTTACTATAGAAGACCCTGATTCAGGTATTATCTACTATTGGGAACATTTGGGCTTGTTGCAAAAAGATGATTACCGAAGCAAATGGAAACGTAAGCAGGAATGGTATGAACGCAATGGGATAGTTAACTACAAAGAAAACCCTGATGCAGACAAGCAATTAATTCTTACTAGAGACAAACCAGATGGTGGTATAGATTCATCAGAAATAAAGGACATAATAGAGGAACTGTTTCTTTAA
- a CDS encoding 2OG-Fe(II) oxygenase, with product MFNTCDDELRKSTVVFIENTPENEWIYNRLAGLAIQCNNERYWFDLLGFHNNLQLASYTEGDFFDWHLDFGAGEISDRKLSISMQLSDSDDYEGGDLQFMMNQKIVTAPREKETIIVFPSFMMHLVTPITKGVRKSMVGWIAGPPYR from the coding sequence TTGTTTAATACCTGTGATGATGAACTGCGAAAAAGTACTGTGGTGTTTATTGAAAATACTCCTGAAAACGAATGGATTTACAACCGATTGGCTGGTTTGGCGATTCAATGCAACAACGAACGGTATTGGTTTGATTTATTGGGTTTTCACAACAATTTGCAATTGGCTAGCTACACGGAAGGGGATTTCTTTGACTGGCATTTGGATTTCGGAGCGGGAGAAATTTCTGATAGAAAACTCAGCATTTCCATGCAGTTATCGGATTCTGATGACTATGAAGGTGGCGACTTACAGTTTATGATGAATCAAAAAATTGTAACTGCTCCTAGAGAAAAGGAAACTATTATTGTTTTTCCGTCATTTATGATGCACCTTGTGACTCCCATCACTAAAGGGGTTCGTAAATCTATGGTGGGTTGGATTGCAGGACCTCCGTATAGGTAG
- a CDS encoding S41 family peptidase → MKHQYILVVFLFLILSQYSIAQKSEKKFGRNEIIEDLEYLNNSLKDAHYNLYAYTSEKDFSENYQNVKQSIAKDSVTLLQATTIFQKVISGVNNGHTEIDFPGASYRTYAYSGGTLFPLEIAVENNKSLIRKNFSDNPDIKIGSEIISINGILMKDILSEIYPQVSAERTYFKNAKIEMISFPRLYWQVFGKQDNFQIKIRSNGAIKKYSIKAVKLIEGYEMKRTEVLNSKMEITFFDKSACINPGNFSGDEHKYQSFIDSAFVEINKRKSKNLIIDLRNNAGGNDSFSDYLVSYFADKPFKWNSEFTLKTSKFLKEHTRKYNDTTNTYFEKILNHKDGEIYNFEFDEYQPQPKLKRFNGEVYVLVNRQSHSQSAVTASQIQDYKFGTIVGEETGDFPTLYASQFQYTLPNTGIVVKVSKGQIVRVNGSKKPEGVIPDIMIKDHLLDEEDEILNGLLKKLN, encoded by the coding sequence ATGAAACATCAATATATCCTTGTAGTCTTTCTGTTTCTGATATTATCTCAATATTCTATAGCCCAGAAATCGGAAAAAAAGTTTGGACGAAATGAAATTATAGAAGACTTAGAGTACCTTAATAATTCTTTAAAAGATGCTCACTATAATCTCTACGCTTATACTTCAGAAAAAGACTTTTCAGAGAATTATCAAAATGTAAAACAATCTATTGCTAAAGATTCTGTTACTCTATTACAAGCAACTACTATTTTTCAAAAAGTAATATCAGGCGTAAATAATGGACATACTGAAATCGACTTTCCTGGAGCTTCTTACCGAACATATGCATATAGTGGTGGAACACTATTTCCATTAGAAATTGCTGTTGAAAACAACAAAAGTCTAATCCGAAAAAACTTTTCTGATAATCCTGACATTAAAATAGGTTCGGAGATAATAAGTATAAATGGGATATTAATGAAAGATATCTTATCCGAAATTTATCCGCAAGTTTCAGCAGAAAGAACATACTTTAAAAATGCAAAAATTGAAATGATTTCATTTCCCAGATTATACTGGCAAGTGTTTGGAAAGCAGGATAACTTTCAAATTAAAATTCGCTCAAATGGAGCAATAAAAAAATATTCAATAAAAGCGGTAAAACTAATAGAAGGTTATGAAATGAAAAGAACGGAAGTCTTGAACTCTAAGATGGAAATAACGTTTTTTGATAAATCTGCCTGTATAAACCCAGGAAACTTTTCGGGTGATGAACATAAGTATCAAAGTTTCATTGACTCAGCTTTTGTAGAAATAAATAAACGAAAAAGCAAAAATCTGATTATTGACCTTAGAAATAATGCGGGTGGGAATGACTCTTTTAGTGATTACTTAGTGTCTTATTTTGCAGATAAACCCTTTAAATGGAATTCAGAATTTACCCTTAAAACAAGTAAATTTCTTAAAGAGCACACAAGGAAATACAATGACACTACAAATACTTATTTTGAAAAAATTCTAAATCACAAAGATGGAGAAATATATAATTTTGAGTTTGATGAATACCAACCACAACCCAAACTAAAGAGATTTAATGGAGAAGTATATGTTTTGGTCAATAGACAATCGCATTCTCAGTCAGCCGTTACAGCCTCCCAAATTCAAGATTATAAGTTTGGAACGATTGTAGGAGAAGAAACAGGTGATTTCCCAACACTTTACGCTTCACAGTTCCAATACACATTACCTAATACAGGAATTGTAGTAAAAGTCTCTAAAGGACAAATTGTTCGTGTAAATGGCAGTAAAAAACCAGAAGGTGTAATACCGGATATAATGATTAAAGACCATTTATTGGATGAAGAAGATGAAATATTAAATGGACTTTTGAAAAAACTGAATTAA
- a CDS encoding carboxypeptidase-like regulatory domain-containing protein encodes MQQLKKIVKTFKIYILILIFCGCGTSKNTKTNICLHEVGIPSGIKINSETYSTSDYGIIRGQFLNRTDSLPIPNGLIKFTEFINIADENGKFSIDLPPHSYDVEFSFLGFNNISKTINIEKKEIVNLKIYLGIEDSWTDFTTENPRKLKKKIRKQNRERKIKYGI; translated from the coding sequence AAATCGTGAAAACCTTTAAAATTTATATTCTAATTTTAATTTTTTGTGGATGCGGAACATCTAAAAACACAAAAACTAACATTTGTCTTCACGAAGTTGGAATACCGTCTGGAATTAAAATAAATTCGGAAACTTACTCGACTTCGGATTATGGAATTATTAGAGGTCAGTTTCTTAACCGAACTGATAGCTTACCAATACCAAACGGACTTATTAAATTCACGGAATTTATAAACATCGCAGATGAAAATGGAAAATTCTCAATTGATTTGCCACCTCATTCTTATGATGTTGAATTTAGCTTTTTAGGATTTAATAATATTTCAAAAACAATAAATATAGAAAAGAAAGAAATAGTTAATTTAAAAATATATTTAGGAATAGAAGACTCTTGGACTGATTTTACGACTGAAAATCCACGAAAACTAAAAAAGAAAATAAGAAAACAAAATAGAGAACGGAAAATAAAATACGGAATATAA